One Methylocystis iwaonis genomic window, CGGCGCCCGGCTCGATATCGGTTTTCTTGCCGATCTCTATGTCGTTCACATTGGCGGGCGTGACTTCCGCGCGAAGGGGCCGATTGGCGCGCGGGTCATGGACCACGTGCATTTTGAGGCCGTGAGTGCGGCCGTTGGAGCGGGCGTAATCGAGGAATTTGCTCAAAGGGATGGGCGTCGAATCGATGAGGCGGATCATGTCCGCGCCCTCCCGGCGCGTATGACGGTCGAGCGCGCCGGAGAGCATGGCGAAGAGATCGGCGAAGACGGCGACGGGCCGGCGGGCGTTGGCGTCGGAAAGGGTCGTGCGCGCGAGCCGCCGCGTCCCGAGGTGATAATGCGCGCGCGCGTCGGCGTTGAAGGCGGGAACGAGGGCGCGCAGGCTGGAGACCCCGGCAAGCTGGGCGTAGATGAGCGCGACGAGGTGATCCCAGCTCTTGAAGGATTTGTCGTAGGCGTCGCCGCCATGCCGCTCGACGATCTGCTTGAAGGCGCGCCGATCGACCGGCTTGAGCAGTTGGGCGAATACAGTAGAGTGCACGGGCATGTCCGGTCCTTTTTTCCAGTCTCGACAACCGGAAAATACCCGACAACCGTCGGGAAAACCGGGCATGCGCCCGCGACCTTTCGACTCATTCCCCGGACAGCCCTGCGCTTCGCGGGAGAGGGAGTAGATTGTCGCCTTCATCGACCGCGCCGATCGTGAGCCACGTCTCCCTCCCCCTTGCGGGGAGGGGTTAGGGGTGGGGGTCGACAATCTTCGTCGCCATCTCGGCTACCCCCACCCTGCCCTCCCCGCAAGGGGGAGGGATGGATCGTCGCCTTCATCAAACGCCACAACCGTCCTTGCGAGCGCGGCGAAGCAATCGAGGCCCGCAATGACGGAAGACGCCGAGGAAAGTCGGCGCTAAAATGCGCCCATGACACTCACGCACAAGCCCGTCGGCCCCGGCTCTCACGTCTTCCTCGTCGACGGCTCCTCCTTCGTCTTTCGCGCTTATTTCCAGTCGATCCGGCAGGACGCGAAATACAACTATCGCTCCGACCGGCTGCCGACCGGCGCCGTGCGGCTCTTCTGCACCAAGCTCCTGCAATTCGTGCGCGAAGGCGCGGCGGGCGCGACGCCCACCCATCTCGCCATCATTTTCGACAAGAGCGAGAACAGCTTCCGCAAGGAAATCTATCCCGAATACAAGGCGCATCGCAGCGAGCCGCCGGAAGACCTCGTCCCGCAATTTCCCCTGATGCGGGCGGCTGTGCGCGCCTTCGGCCTCACGCCGATCGAGCAGGACATCTACGAGGCCGACGACCTCATCGCCACTTACGCCGCACAGGCCCGTGAGAAGGGCGCGGATGTGCTCATCGTCTCCGCCGACAAAGACCTCATGCAGCTCATCGGGCCGGGCGTGACCATGTACGACCCGGCCTCGGGAACGGCCGGCGCCAAAGGCTCGCGCGAAGAACGGCTCATCAATGAGGCGGAGGTCGTCGACTATTTCGGCGTCACGCCGGACAAAGTTGTCGACGTGCAGGCGCTCGCCGGCGATTCGACGGATAATGTGCCGGGCGCCAAAGGCATCGGCATCAAGACCGCCGCCCAGCTCATAAATGAATATGGCGATCTCGACTCGCTGCTGGAAAAGGCGCCCGGCATCAAGCAGCCCAAGCGCCGCGAGGCGCTGACGGACCCGCAAGCGGTCGCGCTCATTCGCCTCTCCAAAAAGCTCGTCGAGCTCGTGCGCGACGCGCCGGTGGAAACCAAGCTCGACGATCTCGGCCTGCATCAACCCGATCCGAATAAGCTCGTCGCCTTCCTGCAGGCGATGGAGTTCACGACGATCACACGGCGCGTCGGCGATCTCTATGGCGTCGATATTCACGACATCGAACCCGATCCGCATTATGTCGGCGCGGCAGGCTGGCGCGCCCGCAATGGCGAGGTCGATCACGCCGCGGCGCCGGCGGGGCCAAAGCCGAAGGAGCCGCGTGCGCCTGCCGCCGACAAGGCGACGGAAGGCTTCTCGCCCGCGACGCTCGCCGGCGCCCGCAAAGCGGCGGCGCTCGCCGAGAAGATCGACCGCTCGACCTATGAGACCGTCATGTCCGTCGAGCGGCTCGAAGAATGGGTCGCCGACGCTTTCGAGGCGGGGATCGTCGCGCTCGACACGGAGACCACATCGCTCGATCCGCTGAGCTGCGATCTTGTCGGTGTGTCGCTCGCGCTCGGGCCGGGCCGCGCCTGCTATATTCCGCTTCAGCATCGCGAAGGCGGAAATGGCGATCTCTTTGGCGGCGCCGATCTCGTCGCCGGTCAGATACCGCTCGAAACCGCGATCGAAAAACTCAAGCCGCTCTTTGAGGACGACGCCGTCCTCAAGGTCGCGCAGAACATGAAATATGATCTGCTCGTGCTCTCGCGCTACGGCATCGAAGTCGCGCCGATGGACGACACGATGCTGATCTCCTATGCGCTGGATACAGGCCGCAACAATCACGGGCTCGACGAGCTTGCGCAAAAACATCTCGGACACGAGAACATCACTTTCGCGCAAGTGGCGGGCTCGGGCCGTACTTTCATCGGCTTCGCGCGCGTTCCGCTCGATAAAGCGACGGAATATGCAGCCGAGGACGCCGACGTGTCGCTGCGCCTGTGGCGCGCGCTGAAACCGCGCCTCGCCGCCGAAGGAAAGACCGCCGTCTATGAGACGCTGGAGCGCCCCATGGTGACGACGCTGGCGCATATGGAGCGGCGTGGAATCACCATCGACCGACACATGCTCTCGCGCCTCTCGGGCGAGTTTGCGCAGGACATGGCGCGGCTGGAGGCGGATATTTTCGATCTCGCCGGCGCGAGCTTCAATCTCGGCTCGCCCAAGCAGTTGGGCGACATTCTCTTCGGCAAGATGGGCCTGCCCGGCGCCAAAAAGACTGCGACCGGCGCCTGGTCGACCTCCGCCAGCGTGCTCGAGGATCTCGCGGCGGAAGGCAATGAATTCTGCCGCCGCATTCTCGACTGGCGCCAGCTTTCGAAGCTCAAAAGCACTTACGCCGACGCGCTGCCCGGCTTCGTGAACAAGGAAACCGGCCGCGTCCATACCTGCTATTCGCTCGCCGCGACGACGACGGGTCGGCTTTCGTCGTCCGAGCCCAATCTGCAGAACATTCCCGTGCGCAACGAGGCCGGCCGCAAGATCCGCAAGGCCTTCGTCGCTCCGCCGGGGCGTGTGCTGATCTCGGCGGATTACTCGCAGATCGAGCTGAGGCTGCTCGCGCATATCGCCGATATTCCGCAATTGAAGAAGGCTTTCGCCGACGGCGTCGACATTCACGCCATGACGGCCTCGGAAATGTTTGGCGTGCCGGTGAAGGATATGCCGCCGGAAGTGCGCCGGCGCGCCAAGGCGATCAACTTCGGCATCATCTACGGCATTTCCGCCTTTGGCCTCGCCAATCAGCTCTCCATTCCGCGCGAGGAGGCGGGGGCCTATATCAAGCGCTATTTCGAGCGCTTTCCCGGCATCCGGGACTATATGGACGCGACCAAGAAAACCGTGCGCGAGAAGATGTGCGTGACGACGATTTTCGGCCGCGCGCTGCATTTCCCGCGCATCGCCTCGGCCAATGCGTCCGACCGCGCCTTTTACGAGCGCGCCGCGATCAACGCGCCGATACAGGGCGCTGCCGCCGACATCATCCGCCGCGCCATGGTGCGCATGGACGCCGCGTTGGTCGAAGCGGATTTGTCGGCGCAGATGCTCTTGCAAGTGCACGACGAGCTCGTCTTCGAGGCGCCGGAAGCGGAAGCCGAGGCGACAATCGCCCTCGCCCGCCGCGTGATGGAAGACGCGCCCCTCCCCGCCGTGCAGCTCACAGTGCCGCTACAGGTCGACGCCCGCGCGGCCAAGAACTGGGACGAAGCGCATTAGTATATCCCAGGAAAAAAGCAATTTTTTGGCATGCTTTTTGTTATTCTCAACGCTTCCGCCCGACCGGCAAGCGCGCGAGCG contains:
- the polA gene encoding DNA polymerase I, coding for MTLTHKPVGPGSHVFLVDGSSFVFRAYFQSIRQDAKYNYRSDRLPTGAVRLFCTKLLQFVREGAAGATPTHLAIIFDKSENSFRKEIYPEYKAHRSEPPEDLVPQFPLMRAAVRAFGLTPIEQDIYEADDLIATYAAQAREKGADVLIVSADKDLMQLIGPGVTMYDPASGTAGAKGSREERLINEAEVVDYFGVTPDKVVDVQALAGDSTDNVPGAKGIGIKTAAQLINEYGDLDSLLEKAPGIKQPKRREALTDPQAVALIRLSKKLVELVRDAPVETKLDDLGLHQPDPNKLVAFLQAMEFTTITRRVGDLYGVDIHDIEPDPHYVGAAGWRARNGEVDHAAAPAGPKPKEPRAPAADKATEGFSPATLAGARKAAALAEKIDRSTYETVMSVERLEEWVADAFEAGIVALDTETTSLDPLSCDLVGVSLALGPGRACYIPLQHREGGNGDLFGGADLVAGQIPLETAIEKLKPLFEDDAVLKVAQNMKYDLLVLSRYGIEVAPMDDTMLISYALDTGRNNHGLDELAQKHLGHENITFAQVAGSGRTFIGFARVPLDKATEYAAEDADVSLRLWRALKPRLAAEGKTAVYETLERPMVTTLAHMERRGITIDRHMLSRLSGEFAQDMARLEADIFDLAGASFNLGSPKQLGDILFGKMGLPGAKKTATGAWSTSASVLEDLAAEGNEFCRRILDWRQLSKLKSTYADALPGFVNKETGRVHTCYSLAATTTGRLSSSEPNLQNIPVRNEAGRKIRKAFVAPPGRVLISADYSQIELRLLAHIADIPQLKKAFADGVDIHAMTASEMFGVPVKDMPPEVRRRAKAINFGIIYGISAFGLANQLSIPREEAGAYIKRYFERFPGIRDYMDATKKTVREKMCVTTIFGRALHFPRIASANASDRAFYERAAINAPIQGAAADIIRRAMVRMDAALVEADLSAQMLLQVHDELVFEAPEAEAEATIALARRVMEDAPLPAVQLTVPLQVDARAAKNWDEAH